One genomic segment of Ostrinia nubilalis chromosome 20, ilOstNubi1.1, whole genome shotgun sequence includes these proteins:
- the LOC135081782 gene encoding MYG1 exonuclease, with amino-acid sequence MLIKSLVRLSSFGYCKTPLEGISRNFKRHFISSGALLTNMKIGTHDGVFHCDDVLACYMLKLLPEYKDAEIVRTRSPEKLGECDIVVDVGAVFDHTKKRYDHHQREFNESLSSLRPEFGEKYKIKLSSAGLIYTYYGEQLIQQLAPQEALLNKDDLKLVYKKVYENFIEEIDAIDNGVPMTAEEPKYKIRTHLSSRVARLNPEWNSKQEVNLDDIFSKAMALVGEEFLYSVNYLVNVWLPARDFVKSAIDKRFQIHKSGEIMEFEERFPWKEHFFDLENELAVEPKIKYVIFCDKPNSWRVQAIPEYASSFITRKPLHPKWWGVRDEILSDVSGIPGCVFCHSTGFIGGNVTREGALKMAIASLEA; translated from the exons ATGTTGATAAAGTCCTTAGTTAGACTGAGTAGTTTTGGTTATTGTAAAACGCCACTTGAAGGCATTTCCAGGAATTTTAAGAGGCATTTTATTTCAAGTGGGGCGTTACTAACAAATATGAAG ATCGGTACCCACGATGGTGTTTTCCATTGCGACGATGTCCTCGCTTGCTACATGCTCAAGCTGCTTCCCGAATACAAAGATGCTGAGATTGTTCGCACCAGGAGTCCGGAAAAACTGGGCGAATGTGACATAGTTGTAGACGTTGGAGCTGTATTCGACCACACAAAGAAGCGTTATGACCACCATCAACGCGAATTCAACGAAAGCCTGAGCTCCTTGCGCCCTGAATTTGGAGAAAAGTACAAAATCAA GCTAAGTTCAGCTGGTTTAATCTACACATATTATGGGGAGCAGTTAATACAGCAATTGGCTCCTCAAGAAGCTCTTCTTAACAAAGACGATTTGAAACTCGTCTACAAGAAGGTCTATGAGAATTTCATCGAAGAAATCGATGCTATTGATAATGGTGTTCCTATGACTGCTGAAGAGCCAAAATACAAAATACGTACTCATCTGAGTTCGAGAGTAGCCCGACTTAACCCAGAATGGAATTCCAAACAGGAAGTTAACTTAGATGACATATTCTCCAAAGCCATGGCCCTAGTCGGTGAAGAGTTTCTGTATTCGGTCAATTATCTTGTTAATGTTTGGCTTCCGGCACGTGACTTCGTCAAGAGTGCCATCGACAAGCGCTTTCAAATTCACAAGTCGGGAGAAATCATGGAGTTTGAGGAGCGATTTCCATGGAAGGAACACTTTTTTGATTTGGAAAATGAGTTAGCAGTAGAACCGAAAATAAAGTATGTcattttttgtgataaacctaACTCCTGGAGAGTACAAGCGATTCCTGAGTATGCCAGTAGTTTTATAACAAG GAAGCCCCTTCACCCAAAATGGTGGGGAGTCCGGGACGAAATTCTCAGTGATGTGTCCGGTATCCCGGGCTGTGTGTTCTGCCATAGCACCGGATTCATTGGAGGCAACGTCACCAGGGAAGGTGCTTTGAAAATGGCTATTGCTAGCCTTGAAGCGTAG